A single region of the Macrobrachium rosenbergii isolate ZJJX-2024 chromosome 5, ASM4041242v1, whole genome shotgun sequence genome encodes:
- the LOC136838958 gene encoding uncharacterized protein, with protein MLWDLAKKIYSQEKLPKEWRESCIVPIYKEKGDIQGCANYGGIRLMSHTIKIWERIMDQTISKETSIVEEQFGFIPGRGTTDAVFDLRQMMEKHQEKQKGLHIVFIYLAMAYDRVPHPEVWRYMRIKGTTEKYVRLVQGIRDQSHWCMLSADDIVLCSNNGGVVESKLEQCRKVLEDRGLKISRKKTEYLSFNEDQDSKIESQEAQGAEDPEGLGDTVKLEEGKEEENEEGG; from the exons atgctgtgggacctagcaaagaaaatatacagtcaggaaaagttaccaaaagaatggagagaaagctgtATTGTGCCTAtttataaagagaagggtgacatccagggtTGTGCAAACTACGGAGGCATAAggctaatgtctcacaccataaaaatctgggaaagaataatggatcaaacaATTAGCAAAGAAACATCTATAgttgaagaacagtttggtttcatacCAGGAAGAGGCacaacagatgcagtgtttgaCCTCCGAcaaatgatggaaaaacaccaggaaaagcagaaaggactgcacatagtattcatatatCTGGCAATGGCATATGATAGAGTCCCACACCCAGAGGTTTGGAGGTATATGCGAATAAAGGGAACAacagagaagtatgtgaggttggtccaag gaataagagatcaatcccacTGGTGCATGTTGtctgctgatgacatcgtgttatgcagcaacaacggaggggtagtggagtcaaaactagagcaatgtaggaaggtactggaagacagaggattaaagatcagtaggaagaagactgaatacctaagttttaatgaagaccAAGACTCCAAGATTG AGTCACAGGAGGCACAGGGGGCAGAAGATCCTGAAGGCCTTGGCGACACAGTCAAGctggaggaggggaaggaggaggagaatgaggaaggaggATAG